From the Parasedimentitalea marina genome, one window contains:
- a CDS encoding GspE/PulE family protein, which translates to MGFETALARAYQSGAVAEAGVAGEISFDLEEAAFSRRQRDLLDEPGDAPVIQLVNRLLRQAVQSSASDLHIEPHEGGLRVRMRIDGVLQEVMDRADVPVRRIVSRLKVMAGLDIAETRLPQDGRIPLSLGGKGIDTRVSSLPGHYGERVVLRILDRSAGLMPLDRLGLSAVQETQLRRLADFPDGIILATGPTGAGKTTTLYSLLQLSDRDERNVVTVEDPIEYDLPGVSQSQINAAIGMSFAAGLRAILRQDPDVILVGEVRDGETASTAAQAALTGHLVFSSLHANSSAGAVVRLRDLGLDDFLIAATLRG; encoded by the coding sequence ATGGGGTTTGAGACCGCCTTGGCCCGGGCCTATCAGTCGGGCGCTGTTGCTGAGGCCGGAGTGGCGGGCGAAATCAGCTTTGATCTTGAGGAAGCGGCCTTTTCCCGCCGTCAGCGCGATCTGCTGGATGAGCCGGGAGATGCGCCGGTCATTCAACTGGTGAACCGGCTCCTGCGGCAGGCCGTGCAGAGCAGTGCATCGGATCTGCATATCGAACCTCATGAAGGCGGTCTGCGGGTGCGCATGCGTATTGACGGGGTGTTGCAGGAAGTGATGGACCGCGCCGATGTGCCGGTGCGCCGGATCGTGTCGCGGCTCAAAGTCATGGCCGGGCTGGATATCGCGGAAACCCGGCTGCCGCAGGACGGGCGCATCCCGCTGTCGCTGGGCGGAAAAGGGATCGACACCCGGGTCAGCTCGCTGCCAGGTCACTATGGCGAGCGGGTTGTGCTGCGGATTCTTGACCGCAGTGCCGGGCTGATGCCGCTGGACCGGCTGGGCCTGTCAGCGGTGCAAGAGACCCAGTTGCGGCGCCTTGCTGATTTTCCTGATGGGATCATTCTGGCCACCGGCCCGACCGGCGCCGGGAAGACGACGACACTTTATTCGCTGTTGCAGCTCTCTGATCGGGATGAGCGTAATGTGGTGACGGTGGAAGATCCGATCGAGTATGATTTGCCCGGGGTATCGCAAAGCCAGATCAATGCAGCCATCGGTATGAGCTTTGCTGCTGGGTTGCGTGCCATTCTGCGCCAGGATCCGGATGTGATCCTGGTGGGCGAAGTGCGCGATGGTGAGACGGCCAGCACCGCGGCTCAGGCGGCGCTGACCGGGCACCTGGTGTTTTCCTCGCTGCATGCCAACAGCTCGGCAGGGGCCGTGGTACGGTTGCGTGATCTCGGGCTTGATGACTTTCTGATTGCGGCAACGCTGCGGGGGTGA
- a CDS encoding secretin N-terminal domain-containing protein: MPEPQTNSLLVSAPRERIDEIVQMVRYLDRRPTQVLVEAIILRYRLKVCAISRCNLGRC, from the coding sequence GTGCCAGAACCACAGACCAACTCGCTTTTGGTCTCGGCCCCGCGAGAGCGGATAGACGAGATCGTACAGATGGTGCGCTATCTGGATCGGCGCCCGACCCAGGTTCTGGTCGAGGCGATCATTTTGAGATATCGGTTGAAGGTCTGCGCGATCTCTCGGTGCAATTTGGGGCGGTGCTGA
- a CDS encoding ParB/RepB/Spo0J family partition protein — MRRDNHGQTQTPDPGAAHLSEQRPESKSALGAPLATAAPIAQVASDAAAQAALSELSAVLETARADGRLIERIALEQIDETHLVRDRLEQDEDEMGALMASLRARGQQTPIELVTLTDRPDGKTHGLISGWRLLCALRRLYEQTSESEFASIKALVIQPETAQDAYVAMVEENEIRVNLSHYERARIAVRALREGLSEPENGAAGIICQCHPCQTLKDWQLYRPGRGAGCGTDVSGGDQRKAGTGAGARNHP; from the coding sequence TTGAGGAGAGATAATCATGGCCAAACGCAAACGCCTGACCCCGGCGCAGCCCACCTATCTGAGCAGCGCCCCGAAAGCAAATCGGCGCTTGGGGCGCCGCTGGCCACCGCGGCGCCGATTGCCCAGGTTGCCAGTGATGCGGCAGCGCAGGCCGCGTTAAGCGAGCTGAGCGCCGTGCTGGAAACTGCGCGCGCCGATGGTCGGCTGATCGAACGCATTGCCCTTGAACAGATCGACGAGACCCATCTGGTGCGCGACCGGCTGGAACAGGACGAGGATGAGATGGGCGCACTGATGGCGTCACTGCGCGCCCGTGGCCAGCAGACCCCGATCGAGCTGGTGACGCTGACAGACCGCCCCGATGGCAAGACCCATGGTTTGATCTCGGGTTGGCGCTTACTTTGCGCCCTTAGGCGGCTCTATGAACAGACTTCAGAGTCTGAATTCGCCAGCATCAAGGCGCTGGTGATCCAGCCCGAAACGGCTCAGGACGCCTATGTGGCGATGGTCGAAGAAAACGAAATCCGGGTCAATCTAAGCCACTATGAACGGGCCCGGATTGCGGTGCGCGCCCTGCGCGAGGGTCTATCCGAACCAGAAAATGGCGCTGCAGGGATTATTTGCCAATGCCACCCGTGCCAAACGCTCAAAGATTGGCAGCTTTATCGCCCTGGTCGAGGCGCTGGATGCGGTACTGATGTTTCCGGTGGCGATCAACGAAAAGCTGGGACTGGCGCTGGTGCGCGAAATCACCCGTGA
- a CDS encoding type II secretion system F family protein translates to MSGARSGWRRRLTPELQAVFTRQMAVLLEAELPVDAALEAVRAGGHPALDAVAAEARAALLDGAPLSAALEGSGAGFGPYYLAALRAGEGAGELSAVCSELATYLEEQDSGRAQIVTALIYPGFVAAVSLLVCGILMVNVAPEIVSMFEMTGRPLPPLTQAVMGLSDWIGRQALVLILLSGAGVLLLLAVPRVTVLRSLRDRLVLRLPILGPLRRQAEAVQYMRTLALVLGSRHAVLSAVDSAAEVLSVASFRNQAETVSAAVRQGESLARALERLSFLPPVARQLIGAGEISVRLAPMTKRAAVLTEQGLSARRKRIAALLEPMLMILVGVLVLVIVLAVLLPIFDLQAAVTI, encoded by the coding sequence GTGTCCGGCGCGCGCTCTGGCTGGCGCCGACGGCTTACTCCGGAACTACAAGCGGTCTTCACCCGCCAGATGGCCGTGCTGTTGGAGGCTGAGCTTCCGGTTGATGCCGCCCTGGAAGCGGTGCGGGCGGGTGGCCATCCGGCTTTGGATGCGGTGGCGGCTGAGGCCCGGGCCGCGCTGCTGGACGGTGCGCCATTGTCCGCCGCGCTGGAGGGGTCCGGGGCTGGGTTTGGGCCCTATTATCTTGCGGCGTTGCGGGCAGGTGAAGGCGCCGGGGAGCTTTCAGCGGTGTGTTCAGAATTGGCCACATATCTGGAAGAACAGGACAGCGGGCGGGCGCAAATCGTCACGGCCCTGATTTATCCAGGTTTTGTGGCGGCGGTTTCGCTGCTGGTCTGCGGTATCTTAATGGTCAACGTGGCGCCCGAGATTGTGTCGATGTTTGAAATGACGGGCCGTCCGTTGCCGCCGCTGACCCAGGCGGTGATGGGGCTGTCGGACTGGATCGGGCGCCAGGCGCTGGTGTTGATCCTGCTGTCAGGCGCGGGAGTTCTGCTGCTTTTGGCGGTGCCACGTGTGACGGTGCTGCGTAGCCTGCGAGACCGGCTGGTGCTGCGTTTGCCGATACTGGGACCTTTGCGGCGGCAGGCGGAGGCGGTGCAGTATATGCGCACGCTGGCCCTGGTGCTGGGATCACGACATGCGGTGCTGAGTGCAGTGGACAGCGCTGCTGAGGTCCTCTCGGTTGCCAGTTTCCGGAACCAGGCCGAGACGGTCTCGGCGGCGGTGCGCCAGGGTGAAAGCCTGGCCCGGGCGCTTGAACGGTTGTCTTTCCTGCCGCCGGTTGCGCGCCAGCTGATTGGCGCCGGCGAGATTTCGGTCCGGTTGGCGCCCATGACCAAACGGGCGGCTGTTCTCACCGAGCAGGGGCTGTCAGCCCGTCGCAAACGCATTGCGGCGCTGCTTGAGCCAATGCTGATGATTCTGGTCGGTGTCCTGGTGCTGGTGATTGTGCTGGCCGTCTTGCTGCCAATCTTTGACCTGCAGGCAGCGGTGACGATCTAG
- a CDS encoding DUF2793 domain-containing protein, whose amino-acid sequence MADPPPTPATGARYIIGAAPTGHWAGHDSEIAVWDGMIWRFVMPQPGWRADVSPTGQSLRFDGSDWQTVLPQLQNLPALGVGATADASNPLTVAAAATLLTHTGAGHQLKLNKSGASDTTSLLFQTSWSGRAEMGTTGSDDFSIKVSSDGSNWQEALHIAGTTGQVHFPQGSPDLRDRLTAPRTYYVRPDGSDTNTGLSDAASGAFLTLQHAVNQALSLDNGLHDVTLQVADGSYGEDLVIADRLLGSGLLQLIGETADPSLVSLNRITCHNGARVALAGVTLTGADALKVESGAAVTLADIHFEGSGAALSLESAEVSCADQALVLGSNLTALAHLRGHARLWRKIALSAWVWGWPGTPARWI is encoded by the coding sequence CTGGCAGATCCACCGCCGACGCCCGCAACAGGTGCACGCTACATCATAGGCGCCGCGCCCACCGGGCACTGGGCCGGTCATGACAGCGAGATTGCGGTGTGGGATGGGATGATCTGGCGCTTTGTGATGCCGCAGCCTGGCTGGCGGGCAGATGTGTCCCCCACGGGGCAAAGCCTGCGCTTTGACGGCAGTGACTGGCAGACGGTCCTGCCGCAGTTGCAGAATTTGCCAGCTCTGGGAGTTGGAGCCACTGCAGATGCGAGCAATCCCTTGACTGTGGCCGCCGCTGCAACCCTGTTGACCCACACGGGCGCGGGCCATCAGCTGAAGCTCAACAAGTCTGGCGCCAGCGATACCACCAGCCTGCTGTTTCAAACCAGCTGGTCTGGACGCGCTGAAATGGGCACAACCGGAAGCGATGACTTTTCCATCAAGGTCAGCAGCGATGGCAGCAACTGGCAGGAGGCTCTGCATATCGCGGGCACCACAGGACAGGTCCACTTTCCTCAGGGCAGTCCAGATCTGCGGGACCGCCTGACCGCGCCCCGCACCTACTATGTGCGCCCAGACGGATCGGACACCAATACCGGGTTAAGCGACGCGGCCAGTGGCGCCTTTCTCACCCTGCAACATGCCGTTAATCAGGCTCTAAGTCTGGATAATGGTCTGCATGACGTCACTCTCCAGGTGGCCGATGGCAGCTATGGCGAGGATCTGGTCATTGCGGACCGGCTGCTTGGTTCCGGGCTTTTGCAGCTTATCGGAGAGACCGCAGATCCAAGCCTCGTAAGCCTCAATCGGATCACCTGTCATAACGGTGCACGGGTCGCGCTGGCTGGGGTGACGTTGACCGGCGCGGATGCACTCAAAGTCGAAAGTGGCGCTGCGGTCACCTTGGCTGATATCCATTTTGAAGGCAGCGGTGCGGCACTGAGCCTTGAGAGCGCCGAAGTCTCCTGTGCAGATCAGGCGCTTGTCTTGGGCAGCAATCTGACAGCCCTGGCACATCTGCGCGGACATGCCCGGCTTTGGCGGAAGATTGCACTTTCAGCCTGGGTCTGGGGGTGGCCTGGAACACCGGCGCGCTGGATTTGA
- a CDS encoding metal-dependent hydrolase, with product MLTAHLPSGYVLAYGIGRGIPLLIPAALIGAVLPDLDMIWFHLVDQRAFHHHRYWVHIPLFWAIVAAVILPGLALFARRYLATGGIFIAAIFLHLVLDSIGGGIMWAAPFNDHLYALVTVPPTQAHWILSFVLHWTFLFEVAVWIAAVLLWRKRRQI from the coding sequence GTGCTGACCGCGCATCTGCCGTCAGGCTATGTGCTGGCCTATGGGATTGGTCGTGGCATTCCGCTTTTGATACCCGCCGCGCTGATCGGGGCCGTGCTGCCGGATCTGGATATGATCTGGTTTCACCTGGTCGATCAACGGGCCTTTCACCATCACCGTTATTGGGTGCACATTCCGCTGTTCTGGGCGATAGTGGCCGCTGTTATCCTGCCGGGGTTGGCCCTGTTTGCACGACGTTACCTGGCCACAGGCGGAATTTTTATAGCGGCGATCTTTCTGCATCTGGTGCTGGACAGTATTGGCGGCGGCATTATGTGGGCAGCGCCCTTCAATGATCACCTCTATGCACTGGTGACGGTGCCCCCAACGCAGGCCCATTGGATACTGTCCTTTGTCCTGCATTGGACCTTTTTGTTTGAGGTTGCAGTTTGGATTGCTGCCGTGTTGCTATGGCGCAAAAGGAGACAGATATGA
- a CDS encoding secretin N-terminal domain-containing protein, giving the protein MEIIRLQNASASDVMQVVQAMDLIQDGAAISIDRRSNALVLSGPEALRHRVRVLVSELDTQRDTVVARTIGLNYADAASIADVVLRTLNAEGGAMCGLLYASCQNHRPTRFWSRPRESG; this is encoded by the coding sequence GTGGAAATCATCCGGTTGCAGAATGCCTCGGCCTCGGATGTGATGCAGGTGGTGCAGGCCATGGATCTGATCCAGGACGGGGCAGCCATCAGTATCGACCGGCGTTCGAATGCCTTGGTGCTCTCGGGGCCCGAAGCGCTGCGTCACCGGGTGCGGGTGCTGGTGTCCGAGCTCGACACCCAGCGTGATACAGTGGTCGCGCGCACCATCGGGTTGAACTATGCAGATGCGGCTTCGATTGCGGATGTGGTGTTGCGCACGCTGAATGCCGAGGGCGGGGCAATGTGCGGGCTCCTGTACGCATCGTGCCAGAACCACAGACCAACTCGCTTTTGGTCTCGGCCCCGCGAGAGCGGATAG
- the rfbD gene encoding dTDP-4-dehydrorhamnose reductase — protein MTVLVFGKTGQVAQELAAFDDVICLDRAAADLSDPAACAEVIRQAQPQAVINAAAYTAVDKAEDDEAAATMINGDSPGAMAQACADLGIPFVAISTDYVFDGSGTTVWRPEDATGPLGAYGRSKLKGEQRIAAAGGAYAILRTSWVVSAHGNNFVKTMLRLGAERDALTIVADQIGAPTMARDIAAACITMAQQLTADPSKAGIYHFSGAPQTNWADFAREIFAQANLNCAVTDIASSDYPTPAARPLNSRLDCTTLETVFDIPQPDWRRGLNDILQDLGACT, from the coding sequence ATGACAGTTTTGGTTTTTGGAAAAACCGGTCAGGTGGCGCAGGAGCTGGCGGCGTTTGACGATGTGATCTGTCTGGACCGGGCGGCGGCGGATCTGTCTGATCCGGCCGCCTGTGCAGAGGTGATCCGGCAGGCCCAGCCGCAGGCTGTGATCAATGCCGCCGCTTACACCGCTGTAGACAAGGCAGAGGACGACGAAGCCGCTGCAACGATGATCAACGGGGATAGCCCTGGTGCCATGGCACAGGCCTGTGCTGATCTGGGCATTCCCTTTGTCGCTATCTCAACCGATTACGTATTTGATGGCAGCGGCACCACGGTCTGGCGGCCAGAAGACGCCACCGGTCCACTGGGGGCCTATGGCCGCAGCAAGTTGAAAGGTGAACAGCGGATTGCGGCGGCAGGTGGCGCTTACGCCATCCTGCGTACCTCTTGGGTGGTCTCCGCCCATGGCAACAACTTTGTCAAAACCATGCTGCGGCTGGGCGCCGAACGCGATGCGCTTACCATTGTGGCGGATCAGATCGGTGCCCCCACCATGGCGCGCGACATTGCCGCCGCTTGCATCACCATGGCGCAGCAGTTGACCGCTGATCCATCCAAGGCCGGGATCTATCATTTCAGCGGCGCACCGCAGACCAACTGGGCCGATTTTGCCCGCGAAATTTTTGCGCAGGCCAATCTGAACTGCGCGGTCACCGATATTGCCAGCTCCGACTACCCCACCCCAGCGGCACGCCCCCTGAACTCCAGGCTGGATTGCACCACATTAGAGACTGTTTTTGACATCCCGCAACCTGATTGGCGACGCGGGTTAAATGATATTTTGCAAGATTTAGGAGCCTGCACATGA
- the rfbC gene encoding dTDP-4-dehydrorhamnose 3,5-epimerase, producing MEITQTPLPGVLLLEPRRFGDARGFFSESWNRKNLEGHGITLDFVQDNHSMSAQVGTLRGLHFQSPPHAQAKLVRCGRGRLTFDVAVDIRKGSPTYGHWFGAELSFENGLQLLIPAGFLHGFITREPDTEIIYKCTDYYAPDCDGAVAWDSCGIDWDFEGPPLLSEKDAVATALANFDSPFTWDGEMA from the coding sequence GTGGAAATTACACAGACCCCCCTGCCAGGCGTTCTATTGCTGGAACCCCGTCGTTTTGGCGATGCCCGTGGATTTTTCAGTGAAAGCTGGAACCGGAAAAACCTTGAAGGTCATGGCATCACTCTGGATTTTGTGCAGGACAATCACTCGATGTCGGCGCAGGTGGGCACCCTGCGTGGATTGCATTTCCAATCCCCGCCCCACGCCCAGGCAAAACTGGTGCGCTGCGGTCGCGGCCGGCTTACTTTTGATGTGGCGGTTGATATCCGCAAAGGCTCCCCCACCTATGGGCACTGGTTCGGCGCTGAGCTGAGCTTTGAGAACGGCTTACAGCTGCTGATCCCCGCAGGGTTCTTACACGGGTTCATTACCCGCGAGCCTGATACAGAAATCATCTATAAATGCACCGATTACTACGCCCCCGACTGCGATGGCGCGGTGGCCTGGGACAGTTGCGGTATCGACTGGGACTTTGAAGGCCCCCCCCTACTGAGCGAAAAAGATGCGGTGGCCACTGCGCTGGCCAACTTCGATAGCCCCTTCACCTGGGACGGAGAGATGGCATGA
- the rfbA gene encoding glucose-1-phosphate thymidylyltransferase RfbA has protein sequence MTQRKGIILAGGSGTRLYPITMGVSKQLLPIYDKPMIYYPISVLMLAGIREICLITTPQDQDQFKRTLGDGSQWGISLTYVVQPSPDGLAQAFILAEDFLNGAASALVLGDNIFFGHGLPDVLAAADKQVSGGTVFGYHVADPERYGVVDFDAEGKAREIIEKPEVPPSNYAVTGLYFLDGTAPARARQVKPSPRGELEITDLLQMYLDDGQLRVETMGRGYAWLDTGTHGSLLDAGNFVRTLEKRQGLQTGCLEEIAWSQNWIDDAQLSARAKIFSKNAYGEYLQGLLR, from the coding sequence ATGACGCAGCGAAAAGGTATTATTCTGGCCGGGGGATCCGGCACCCGGCTGTATCCGATCACTATGGGCGTCTCCAAGCAGTTGCTGCCGATCTATGACAAGCCGATGATCTATTACCCGATCTCGGTCCTGATGCTGGCCGGCATCCGCGAAATCTGCCTGATCACCACACCGCAAGACCAGGACCAGTTCAAGCGCACCCTGGGCGATGGCAGCCAATGGGGAATATCGCTGACTTATGTGGTGCAGCCCTCGCCCGATGGGCTGGCGCAGGCCTTTATCCTGGCTGAGGATTTTCTGAACGGGGCCGCCTCGGCGCTGGTGCTGGGCGATAATATTTTCTTTGGTCATGGCCTGCCGGACGTTCTGGCTGCTGCGGATAAACAAGTGTCCGGCGGCACGGTGTTTGGCTATCACGTGGCCGATCCGGAACGCTACGGTGTGGTAGATTTTGACGCCGAAGGCAAAGCGCGTGAGATCATCGAGAAACCCGAGGTGCCGCCGTCGAACTATGCGGTGACGGGTCTTTATTTCCTGGATGGTACCGCCCCGGCGCGGGCGCGTCAGGTCAAACCCTCGCCGCGCGGCGAGTTAGAGATTACCGATTTGTTGCAGATGTACCTGGATGACGGCCAATTGCGGGTGGAGACCATGGGGCGCGGTTATGCCTGGTTGGACACTGGCACCCATGGCAGTCTGCTGGATGCAGGCAATTTCGTGCGCACCCTAGAGAAACGTCAGGGTCTGCAAACGGGGTGCCTTGAGGAAATTGCCTGGAGCCAAAACTGGATTGACGACGCTCAGCTGTCCGCGCGGGCAAAAATATTCTCCAAGAATGCCTATGGAGAATATCTGCAGGGACTTCTTCGCTAA
- a CDS encoding calcium-binding protein has translation MDGAGGDDRLSGRSGADTIYGGSGADIIVGGDGDDSLYGGAGNDVIYGDGASGLSWL, from the coding sequence CTGGATGGGGCAGGCGGCGATGACCGTCTCTCAGGCCGCAGTGGTGCGGATACTATATACGGTGGCAGTGGCGCGGATATCATTGTGGGCGGTGACGGAGATGACAGTCTCTATGGCGGTGCGGGAAATGACGTCATTTATGGCGATGGGGCCAGCGGTTTAAGCTGGCTGTAA